The nucleotide sequence TTTTATTGCAACAGCCCCTTCTAAATTATCTAGCATACAACCTAATAAACGCTTCAAGAGCTTCTATTCTTTCATTAAGTTCAAAAATTTTGTTTCTATCATTTGTATTAGGCAGTGCATTTTTATATTCATTAATTGCCATTCTATAATAATATGCTCTTGCTGTATAATCTTTTTGTTGTTCTCCTACAGTTTGATATTTTACTCCTTCATTATAAAAGTTTTCAAATGCAGTTGAATTTTTAGGTTTTACATTTGTTGATTTAATTGTTTCTAAATAGAAATTAATAATATTTACTTCATAATTCATACCATATCTTAAATAAATTTGTTTTGATAATTCAAATTTTTCTTTAGCATAAGAGTATTCTCCTATTTGGTAATATCTTAAAGCCTCTTCATAGTATTTTTTAGCTGTATTTAAATCGCTAGTTCTTCCTAATGTAGATAAATATGAATCAACTTGAGTTACTTTAAAAGTATTTCCATATTTAATATATAGCTTTCTAGCTGTTTCTAATTTTTCTTTTGCTCTAGAATAATCTCCATTTTGATAATATCTTACTCCTTCACTAAAATAAGTATCAGCACTAGAAATTTCTAAAGATTGTTTAATTGTATTTAAGTAAGAATCTATTCTACTTACTTGGCTTGTTAATGAATAACTAGAATATATTTTTCTAGCTTCTTCAAATTTAACCTTAGCACTATCATATCTTCCAGATTGAAATTCTCTTACTGCATCGTTATAGCTTGTATCTGCTATAGAAAGCTCTAATGCTTTTTTGATATTTACATATTTATCATAAGAACCTCTATAATTTGAACCAAAATCACCATAAACTTCTGCAGCCTTGTAGTAATAATTTGCAGCTGTTTCATATTTATTTGCATATTCATAATTTCTTGCTATATCTATATAAATATCTGCAGCACGTCTAGCTAAAGTTTCATATATACTATTATATTGTGTTCTTGTAGCACCATAACTACTTAACTTATTAATAAATGGTAATAATGCATCAACTCTATTTGTAGGATCTATTTCTACATATTTTATTATATGTTTTTGTGCATTAGATAATAATTCATATGTATTTCTATATCTGTTTGTTGAATAACCATTAAATCTTGCAAGTGATGGATTCATTTCTATTATATGCGCCATTTCCCATAATTCTAAATATGATGTAGCTTTTGATTTATCATCATATGAACTTGCTAATTTATTTTCATAAACATTTTCTACTTGTTTAATTCTATAAGCTATTTCATTTTCATCTTGTACAGTTAAAGGTTTTTTATTTTCATTTAATTCTTTAGCTGTAGCTTTTAATGCATCTATATATCTTCCTTGTGCAAAGTATTCTTGAGCAGTTAATGATGAACACGAAATTACAAATGTTAATGTCATTACTCCTATCATAATTTTTTTAAATATTTTTTTCATTTCTTTCACCTCTCGTCGTTATACCCAAATAATACACTCAAAAAAAACCAATGTCAACATTTCTAATAATTTTAAAAGGTTATTTTATGCTTTGTCTATTTTTGTAATATATTTTATTTAAGTTTATACAAAAGGCCTTTATATTAACTGTAAATTCAAACATTTATATATCAGTCTTAAATTCACTGTTTATAATAATATTTTATTGATTTTAATTTCTTATTGTTATACTATATAAATAAAGAGGTGATATAATGAAAAAGGATAAAATGTTAGAATACATTAGAACTAATAATATAGATGGAATTTTAATTTCTACTCCTAAAAATATACAATATATAACTAATTTTGAATGCGATCCACATGAAAGATTACTTATGTATATTTTAAGAAAAGATGGTAAAGAATTCATACTTTGTCCTGAACTTGAAAAAAATAGTGCAAAAAATTCTACTAATAATATAGAAATAATCGGGTATATGGATACAGAAAATGGATTTGAAAAACTTATGAAGGCTACTTCTTATTTAGAAAATTTAGCAGTAGAAAAAGAACATCTAACTGTAAAAAGATTTGAAATTATACAAGAAGTATTCAAAAGTAACAACATATTAGATTGTTCTTCTTTAATTAAAAATCTTAGAAAATATAAAAGCAAGGAAGAAATAGAATTTCTACAAACTGCAGCAAAATTTGCTGATAAATGTATAGAAATCGCCAAAGATAATTTAAGAGTAGGTATTACAGAACTAGAACTTAAAGCTATAATAGAAAATGAAATACAAAAATTTGGTATAAATAAAATGTCATTTGATACTATAGTTCTTTTTGGTGACGGTGCTGCTAATCCTCATGGATTAAGTTCTTCAAGAAAATTAAAAGAAAATGAATATGTTCTTTTAGATCTTGGATGTTATTATAAAGATTATGCTAGCGATATTACTAGATGTCTTGAATTTGGTAGGGTTTCTGAATTTGATAAAAGTATATATGATATAGTGCTTAAAGCAAATACAGAGGCAATAAAAGCTGTAAAACCTGGTGTTACTTTTGCAAGCCTTGATAAAATTGCTAGAGATATCATAACTGATGCTGGATATGGACAATATTTCACACATAGATTAGGTCACGGTCTTGGTATGGATTGCCACGAATATCCAGATGTATCTCAAAGCTGTAATGATATATTAGAAGAAGGTATGGTATTTACAATAGAACCAGGAATATATATACCTGATAAAGTCGGTATAAGAATAGAAGATGACATCGTAGTTACTCAAAACGGATATATACAATTAACTCAATACAAAAAATAGCTATAACTAGAAAAAAGAGTAGAAAATTTGAAATTAAAGAATCTAAATTCTACTCTTTTTAAATATCAAAAAACATAATAAAAAAGGTATAAAATAACACTTTTAAATGGAAAAATCCTCCCAAAAATGATATAATATACCTATGAACACAATAAATAATAATCCCATGAATAATTACTTTAATCAAGGTAAACTTTTCAATGTTGTACTTTAATGTGCAATTTCTAAATATTTCTTTTCTCCATTTACTTTAATATACACACTAACAAATCTCTTATCTATATCATTATATGTAAGTTCTATATAAATTGCATCATCAGGTATAGCCTCAACAACATTATTTGCCCATTCAACTAAGAATATATTATTGTCTGAATCTAAATAATCATCATAACCTATTTCATATAATTCATCTATATTAGATAATCTATATAAATCAAAATGAAGTATATTAATTTCATCTAGGTTATATTCCAAAACATATGTAAATGTAGGACTTTTAACATTATCTAAAACTCCTAGATTTCTACAAATTCTTTTAGATATGTGAGTTTTACCTGTACCTAAATCTCCTATTAATGCTATATACCTAATTTCTCTTTTTTTTATTTTTTCACTTATTTTATCAATCAAATTATTAATCTCTTCAAAATTCAGTATTTTATTTTCCATATATATCCCCTTTACTAATATAATATAGTATAACATAATACAATTATTATGTATACTTAATTTAATTTTTACATTTATCAAGAAATGTAAAATAGTTATTTTAATCTTGACAAAAATGTGGATATTTGTTATTATAACTATATCAATTAAAAGGACGTGATTTGAATGAAAAAATTATTTATTTTATTACTTACAATATTTTCTTTCACAGCATTTGCTGCAAAATCAGATGCTTATGGAAGATGGATTACTGAAAAAGGCGATACTGACAATAGAATTATAGTTGATATTTATGAAAAAAGTGGTAAAGTTTATGGAAAAATATACCAATTAACTAATAGATATGATTCAACAGGAAATTTAAGAAAAGATATTAACAATCCTGATGCATCTAAAAAAGGTAGAACTTTAGAAGGAATAGATTTTGTAAGTGGATTTACATACAACGAAGATAAAGATGTATATGAAAGTGGTAAAATCTATGATCCATCAAGTGGAAAAACTTATGATTGCTATATGATATTACAAAAAGATGGTACTTTAAAAGTTAGAGGACACGTAAGTGGACTTAAATTCTTAGGTAAAACACAAATCTGGAGAAAATATAAATAATGTAAATGGCCTTATGGTCATTTTCTTTTATAAAATAAATGTTATTTTTTTAACCTAATATTGTAAATTTATATTTTATATGATATAATTAATTGTAAATTAAAATTAATGGAGGTATTTTACCATGGCAGTAAAAGTTGCAATTAATGGATTTGGAAGAATAGGTAGATTAGCTTTAAGATTAATGGCTAACGATCCTGAATTTGATGTAGTAGCTGTAAACGATTTATCTGATGCTAAAACTTTAGCTCACTTATTTAAATATGATACAGCTCAAGGAAGATTTGATGGAACAGTTGAAGTAAAAGAAGGAGCTTTCGTTGTTAACGGAAAAGAAATTAAATCTTTTGCTGAAGCAGACCCTGCAAAATTACCTTGGGGAGAATTAGACGTAGACGTAGTATTAGAATGTACTGGATTCTTCGTTAAAAAAGAAAAAGCTGGATTACATATCCAAGCAGGAGCTAAAAAAGTAGTTATATCAGCTCCAGGTCAAGGAGATATGAAAACTGTTGTATTCGGTGTTAATGAAAACGTATTAGATGGAAGTGAAACTGTATTATCTGCAGCTTCTTGTACAACTAACTGTTTAGCACCTATGGCTAAAGTATTACAAGATAAATTCGGTGTTGTTGCTGGATCAATGACTACAATACATGCTTACACAGGAGATCAAAATACATTAGATGCACCACACAGAAAAGGTGACTTAAGAAGAGCTAGAGCAGCAGCTGAAAATATAGTTCCTAACACTACAGGAGCAGCTAAAGCAATAGGATTAGTTATACCTGAATTACAAGGAAAATTAGATGGAGCAGCTCAAAGAGTTCCTGTACCAACTGGATCATTAACTGAGTTAATAACTGTATTAGAAAAACCTGTAACTGCTGAAGAAGTAAATGCAGCAATGAAAGCAGCTGAAACTCCTTCATTCGGATACACTGAAGAACCATTAGTATCTTCAGATATTATAGGAATTAAATGGGGATCATTATTTGATGCTACTCAAACTAAAGTTATCAAATCAGGAGATACTCAATTAGTTAAAACTGTTGCTTGGTATGACAACGAAATGTCTTACACTGCACAATTAATCAGAACTTTACACTACTTTGTAAGTTTAATTAAATAGTATATATAAAAACACCTCATACGAGGTGTTTTTTATTTTCTTTATTATTTTTCTATCTTAAAATTTTTTAATGGATTTTCTATTACATGATCCTTAATTGAAATCTATATTAGTATTTTTATTATAAATTATATTATCAGTTACCAATCCATCTAAGGCAAAGTATAATTTACTTCCTTTTTCTAAAGTTTGTTTTGCTATTAATTTTTAATTAACATATTTTGGAATTCTATGATTTATATTCTATTGACCAAAATTGAAATATTTTTATTTTTGGTCAATAGAATTCTTATAGTTCAGTTCCATCTTTTAATATATCTATATATCTTCTATATATAAATAATCTATTTCTTTTATTATTATTTATCTGTTCAAGTATTCCTAATTCAACTAAATACTTTATAGATGCTGCCTATATATTATATGGCAGTCCTAACTCATCTGCTATCTTTTATATATTTATTATTAGATTTTCAAATAAGTAAATTAGTATATTAATTTAATTTTATCTTCATATCTTTAGATAGTTTATTATAGTCTTTTTCATAAAGCTCTATTTTTCCTCCTATTTTTTATCTTTACTATATAATACCCCTCCATTATTTTGTCAAATATTTAATTTATTTTTTTCAAAAAAAAGAACAGTCTTTTAAAACTGTCCTTACTCAAATAAGTCTGATATACTATCTGTATCATCCTTTATATTATATTTTTCTTTACCTTTTTTATATCCATAAACATAATCTAGGTTAATATTTTCCATAGATCTAAATACTTTTTGTTTTAATCCTGGGTTATTTTTTTCTAATCCTTCTAACATTTCTTTTATTTCACGTCTTTTACTAGATGTTTTACCTGCTTCTATTACACAACCACAGTTCATAGCTCTTATACCGTTTTTCTTAGTAAACTTAATTATATCTTCTTCATGTACTAAAGCCATAGGTCTTATTAAAGTTAAATTTCCTGTAGTTGATGGTGTTTTAGGAAGCATAGTTTTTAACTGACCTCCATAAAATAAATTTATCAATGTAGTTTCTATAACATCATCAAAATGATGCCCTAGTGCTAACTTGTTATATCCCATTTCCTCTATGTTTTTATAAAGTATACCACGTCTCATCTTAGCACACAGGAAACATGGATAATCTTGTGCCATTTCATTAGCAATTTTCCAAATGTTAGTATCAATAATATCACATTCTATATTAAGCTCTTTAAGATTAAATTTAAAATGTTCTAGATCATCTTCTCTAAATCCTGGATTTAAACTTATAGCTTTAAATTCAAAATCAAATCTTTTATCTTTTTTTAACTCTTGAAATAGTTTGCATAAAAGTAGAGAATCTTTTCCTCCTGATACAGCTATTGCTATTTTATCTCCTTTTTCTATTAACCCGTATTCTAAAACTGCACTTAAAAATTTTGTATATATATTCTTTTTATATGTAGTTCTTATACTTTCTTCTATTTCTTCTACAGGTTTTAAAGGTCCATCAGGTATTATTGCATTACAACTTAAATTTACCACTATTTTGCCTCCCTAATCTGTGCAGGCGAACCTACTGCTATCATGTTATCAGGAACATCTTTTAAAACAACAGAACTAGCTCCTATTTTAACAT is from Pseudostreptobacillus hongkongensis and encodes:
- a CDS encoding M24 family metallopeptidase; protein product: MKKDKMLEYIRTNNIDGILISTPKNIQYITNFECDPHERLLMYILRKDGKEFILCPELEKNSAKNSTNNIEIIGYMDTENGFEKLMKATSYLENLAVEKEHLTVKRFEIIQEVFKSNNILDCSSLIKNLRKYKSKEEIEFLQTAAKFADKCIEIAKDNLRVGITELELKAIIENEIQKFGINKMSFDTIVLFGDGAANPHGLSSSRKLKENEYVLLDLGCYYKDYASDITRCLEFGRVSEFDKSIYDIVLKANTEAIKAVKPGVTFASLDKIARDIITDAGYGQYFTHRLGHGLGMDCHEYPDVSQSCNDILEEGMVFTIEPGIYIPDKVGIRIEDDIVVTQNGYIQLTQYKK
- the tsaE gene encoding tRNA (adenosine(37)-N6)-threonylcarbamoyltransferase complex ATPase subunit type 1 TsaE, with the protein product MENKILNFEEINNLIDKISEKIKKREIRYIALIGDLGTGKTHISKRICRNLGVLDNVKSPTFTYVLEYNLDEINILHFDLYRLSNIDELYEIGYDDYLDSDNNIFLVEWANNVVEAIPDDAIYIELTYNDIDKRFVSVYIKVNGEKKYLEIAH
- a CDS encoding DUF2147 domain-containing protein, which produces MKKLFILLLTIFSFTAFAAKSDAYGRWITEKGDTDNRIIVDIYEKSGKVYGKIYQLTNRYDSTGNLRKDINNPDASKKGRTLEGIDFVSGFTYNEDKDVYESGKIYDPSSGKTYDCYMILQKDGTLKVRGHVSGLKFLGKTQIWRKYK
- the gap gene encoding type I glyceraldehyde-3-phosphate dehydrogenase, which translates into the protein MAVKVAINGFGRIGRLALRLMANDPEFDVVAVNDLSDAKTLAHLFKYDTAQGRFDGTVEVKEGAFVVNGKEIKSFAEADPAKLPWGELDVDVVLECTGFFVKKEKAGLHIQAGAKKVVISAPGQGDMKTVVFGVNENVLDGSETVLSAASCTTNCLAPMAKVLQDKFGVVAGSMTTIHAYTGDQNTLDAPHRKGDLRRARAAAENIVPNTTGAAKAIGLVIPELQGKLDGAAQRVPVPTGSLTELITVLEKPVTAEEVNAAMKAAETPSFGYTEEPLVSSDIIGIKWGSLFDATQTKVIKSGDTQLVKTVAWYDNEMSYTAQLIRTLHYFVSLIK
- a CDS encoding tRNA lysidine(34) synthetase — protein: MVNLSCNAIIPDGPLKPVEEIEESIRTTYKKNIYTKFLSAVLEYGLIEKGDKIAIAVSGGKDSLLLCKLFQELKKDKRFDFEFKAISLNPGFREDDLEHFKFNLKELNIECDIIDTNIWKIANEMAQDYPCFLCAKMRRGILYKNIEEMGYNKLALGHHFDDVIETTLINLFYGGQLKTMLPKTPSTTGNLTLIRPMALVHEEDIIKFTKKNGIRAMNCGCVIEAGKTSSKRREIKEMLEGLEKNNPGLKQKVFRSMENINLDYVYGYKKGKEKYNIKDDTDSISDLFE